Proteins from one Asterias rubens chromosome 21, eAstRub1.3, whole genome shotgun sequence genomic window:
- the LOC117304416 gene encoding ADP/ATP translocase 1-like: MGFDAVSFMKDLMAGGTAAAISKTAVAPIERVKLLLQVQAASTQIAADKQYKGIVDCFSRVTKEQGFNSLWRGNLANVIRYFPTQALNFAFKDKYKQIFLSGVDKNKQFPRYFAGNLASGGAAGATSLCFVYPLDFARTRLAADVGKAGGGREFKGLGDCLTKIAKSDGIKGLYRGFGVSVQGIIIYRAAYFGTYDTLKSLVPTEYNNFFVSWMIAQAVTTGSGVVSYPFDTVRRRMMMQSGRKDILYKGTLDCWSKIFKQEGPSAFFKGALSNVLRGTGGALVLVLYDEIKKLL, from the exons ATGGGTTTCGACGCGGTTTCTTTCATGAAGGATTTGATGGCCGGTGGGACTGCTGCAGCTATCTCCAAGACTGCAGTAGCACCAATTGAGCGTGTTAAACTCCTGCTCCAA GTTCAGGCTGCATCTACCCAGATTGCAGCTGACAAGCAGTACAAGGGCATCGTTGACTGCTTCTCTCGTGTGACCAAAGAACAAGGATTCAACTCATTGTGGCGTGGCAATCTAGCCAATGTCATCCGCTACTTTCCAACTCAAGCTCTCAACTTTGCATTCAAGGACAAGTACAAGCAGATCTTTCTGAGTGGTGTTGACAAGAATAAACAGTTCCCTCGCTACTTTGCTGGCAACCTTGCCTCTGGTGGCGCTGCTGGTGCAACCTCCTTATGCTTTGTGTATCCCTTGGACTTCGCCAGGACTCGCTTGGCCGCTGATGTCGGAAAAGCTGGTGGTGGTCGTGAGTTCAAGGGACTGGGAGATTGCCTGACCAAGATAGCCAAGTCCGATGGGATCAAGGGACTGTACCGTGGCTTTGGTGTGTCTGTGCAGGGTATCATTATCTACCGAGCTGCCTACTTCGGCACTTACGACACTCTGAAGTCACTGGTTCCAACCGAGTACAATAACTTCTTTGTGAGCTGGATGATCGCCCAGGCTGTTACCACTGGGTCTGGGGTTGTCAGCTACCCCTTTGACACCGTCCGTCGTCGTATGATGATGCAATCTGGACGCAAAGACATCCTGTACAAGGGAACCTTGGATTGCTGGAGTAAGATATTCAAGCAGGAGGGGCCGTCAGCCTTCTTCAAGGGGGCTTTGTCCAATGTTCTCCGCGGTACAGGAGGCGCCTTGGTACTCGTCTTGTACGATGAAATCAAGAAACTTCTGTAG